The stretch of DNA AACAACTTCCTGTAGATGACCGTGTGACCGTGGTTGATTCTCTTCTCCGAACCCTGAACGTTCCTGACCCCGAAATCGACAAGGCCTGGGCCGAGGCCGCCGCAGCGAGGCTCGCCGAGCTTCGTTCCGGCCGCGTCAAGGCAGTCCCGGGGGACGAGGTCCTCGCCCGGATCCGAAACGCTTCCACCCGATGACCTTCGACTTCCACCCGGAAGCCGAAGAAGAGTTCATCGAGGCGGTCGCCTTCTACGACAAGGTTGAGCCTTCTCTTGGGGAGGAATTCTCGCTGGAGGTCATTGCGGCTCTGCGGAACATCTTGTCCTATCCAAACCCTTGGCCGATTCTTGAAAGCGGTGTGAGGCGTTGCCTTGCCAACCGATTTCCATACGGCGTTCTCTACAGCGTCGAGCCCGACCGGGTCTATGTTCTCGCACTGATGCACCTGCACCGGCGACCGGGCTACTGGAAGGACAGACGCTAGAGCGGCTCCGCGGCCGTGGGCCGCGAGTTCTCCTGGTTTCAGTTAGCAGTTTGTAGTAGTAGGAAACGGACGGTTCCCGGCGAGAACGGAGAGTGACGGACCATGGATAATCCAGAAGTCAGAATCCAGAAACCAGAATGCAGAGTTTCCGACTTCGACCGGCTACTTGCGGTGGAGGAATCGGTAGAGACCGTCAAGGGCGGGTGACGGATTTCGGAGAGCTCAGAAGTCAGAGACCAGAAGTCAGAGTGCAGAATGACGAACGCGGACCTAGGCGCGATGCAGCTGCCGATCCAGTCCCGAGAGGGCCAGCTCCGCAAACTTGCGGGCGAGTTCCTGGTCCGGCCGGTCCTTGAGCGCCTCCTCGAGAACCTTCTCCCGCTCCGGCGTCCCGGGCAGCGTGTCGTAGGCCGCGCTGGCCAGCAGGGTGAGCCAGTTGTACCAGGAAACCCGCTCACCGGCCGGAAGGTTTGTCATCTCGGTCACAGCCATCACCGAACTCAGTCCCTCACCGATGTACGCCTGCCGCTTGAGCATTTCCGGGGTCATCATTCTCTTCTGGCGCTCAAGCCAGGTCGGTTTGCGGCGCGGGCTCTGCGGTTGCGGCTCGGCCCAAAACGCGCCGGTCGTTTCCATCCGGCTGAACAGCTCGACTACGCGGTCACGCACCAGCCGCACGTCTTTCTCGGACAACACGTGCGCGGCCACACCTTCGC from bacterium encodes:
- a CDS encoding addiction module protein is translated as MHGAKDIIEEAKQLPVDDRVTVVDSLLRTLNVPDPEIDKAWAEAAAARLAELRSGRVKAVPGDEVLARIRNASTR
- a CDS encoding type II toxin-antitoxin system RelE/ParE family toxin, which gives rise to MTFDFHPEAEEEFIEAVAFYDKVEPSLGEEFSLEVIAALRNILSYPNPWPILESGVRRCLANRFPYGVLYSVEPDRVYVLALMHLHRRPGYWKDRR